Proteins encoded by one window of Cylindrospermum stagnale PCC 7417:
- a CDS encoding alpha/beta hydrolase — translation MPYKIQIVLSLLAIFLSFVSLFLSSWIIIPAPNMLLLKLGVGAPEVSPLLFILSLLSLLLSFFYIPQIQLKLLACIFSLIGLFLCALVLVNISPTQIQMAKAMKQGLGADYLEKIPVQVSAKMQKSPFNLVNTFRDIPSSKTRHQTGIVFATPAGVPLTMEVYQPPEVGIYPALVVIYGGAWQFGNPQSNSAFNQYIASRGYTVFAIDYRHAPKYQFPAQLDDVRTALNFIRKHAAEYEADAEQMVLLGRSAGAHLAMLAAYEPDAPPIRAVVSYYGPVNLTEGYKSPPNPDPINTRAVLKTFIGGSPEEFPKQYEIASPINYVTRPLPPTLLIYGSRDHLVEARFGRQMYERLHNSGNTAIFLEIPWAEHAFDAVFNGVSNQLALYHTERFLAWALFK, via the coding sequence ATGCCCTATAAAATCCAAATAGTTTTATCATTGCTGGCAATATTCCTGAGTTTTGTTAGCCTGTTTCTCAGTTCTTGGATTATTATTCCGGCTCCAAATATGCTTTTACTCAAGCTAGGAGTGGGAGCACCAGAAGTTAGTCCTTTGTTGTTTATCTTAAGTCTGCTTTCATTGTTGCTGTCTTTCTTCTACATCCCTCAGATTCAATTAAAGCTCCTAGCTTGCATTTTTAGCTTAATAGGATTGTTCCTTTGCGCGTTGGTGTTAGTGAATATATCACCAACTCAAATACAAATGGCGAAAGCGATGAAACAAGGGTTAGGTGCAGACTATCTAGAAAAAATTCCTGTCCAAGTCAGCGCCAAGATGCAAAAGAGTCCCTTTAATTTAGTTAATACTTTCCGGGATATTCCATCAAGCAAAACGCGCCATCAAACAGGTATTGTGTTTGCTACTCCGGCGGGAGTGCCTTTAACAATGGAAGTTTATCAACCCCCAGAAGTGGGAATATATCCAGCACTAGTAGTAATATATGGTGGAGCTTGGCAATTTGGCAATCCTCAGTCCAATTCTGCATTTAATCAATACATTGCCAGTCGTGGATATACAGTATTTGCCATTGACTATCGACACGCACCCAAATATCAATTTCCAGCGCAGTTAGATGATGTGCGTACAGCCCTCAATTTCATTCGCAAACACGCGGCTGAATATGAAGCCGATGCAGAACAGATGGTGTTGTTAGGACGTTCTGCGGGGGCACATTTGGCAATGTTAGCGGCTTATGAACCAGATGCACCACCCATTCGGGCAGTAGTGAGCTATTACGGGCCTGTCAACTTAACTGAAGGATACAAGTCACCGCCAAATCCAGATCCCATCAACACCCGCGCGGTTTTAAAAACATTTATCGGTGGTTCTCCAGAAGAATTCCCCAAACAGTATGAAATCGCTTCGCCGATTAATTATGTGACGCGCCCTTTACCACCTACTTTATTAATTTACGGCAGTCGTGACCATTTGGTAGAAGCGCGATTTGGTAGGCAAATGTATGAACGTTTACATAACTCTGGCAATACGGCGATTTTTCTGGAAATCCCTTGGGCAGAACATGCTTTTGACGCCGTTTTTAATGGTGTGAGCAATCAATTAGCGTTATATCATACCGAAAGATTTTTGGCTTGGGCATTGTTCAAATGA
- a CDS encoding cupin domain-containing protein: MTDTSVKKIDSTHSPKGKFGQKYLASGKTVSMRLWEDEQPGEDKQQTQRDYETVGYVINGRAELHIEGQTILLEPGSSWVVPKGSHHQYKILEPFTAVEATSPPAQVHGRDEN, encoded by the coding sequence ATGACTGACACAAGCGTTAAGAAAATAGACTCTACCCATTCCCCCAAAGGTAAATTTGGTCAAAAATATCTGGCATCTGGCAAAACTGTTTCTATGCGGCTTTGGGAAGATGAGCAACCAGGGGAAGATAAACAGCAAACTCAGCGCGACTATGAAACAGTTGGTTATGTCATTAATGGTCGGGCAGAATTGCACATTGAGGGACAAACTATTTTGCTAGAACCGGGGAGTTCTTGGGTAGTGCCAAAAGGGTCTCACCATCAATACAAAATTCTTGAACCGTTCACCGCCGTTGAAGCAACGAGTCCCCCGGCTCAAGTTCACGGACGCGATGAAAATTAA
- a CDS encoding bifunctional sterol desaturase/short chain dehydrogenase — protein MIRILAESWIGFEGKLNIDWILINTCLQFASWGLFSLLLTEVLRDIYHALCHKITWLTKWHNKHHAAYRRDLSLVSQKAYIDSQLYHDIVESSILVVILTALALIAQQWGLWLGVAYTSTFLYAASLRYFQGTIDTDYNHLPGPLETIPSVWLVNRTYHWRHHFDDVNAYYSGVFPLVDKVLGTGLSLKGKTIALTGASGALGQELAAEILKHNAKVVALTTNPEKIPAQAGLKVVSWQLGNEAELKKSLEKVDILIINHGVNVYTDRTSAAIKNSYEVNTFSALQLIDIFSTTVTGGEAKATKEIWVNTSEAEVSPALSPLYELSKRALGDIVTLKRLDEVCVIRKLILGPFKSQLNPYGVMSASQVARGILFLAKRDFRNIIVTINPLTYLLFPVKEFSTWLYYRVFSKAVKSE, from the coding sequence ATGATCAGGATATTAGCTGAAAGCTGGATAGGATTTGAGGGCAAATTAAATATTGATTGGATTTTAATAAATACCTGCTTGCAGTTTGCTAGCTGGGGACTCTTCTCACTTTTGCTTACTGAAGTATTAAGAGACATCTACCATGCCTTGTGCCACAAGATAACTTGGCTAACTAAATGGCACAACAAACACCATGCAGCTTATCGCCGCGATTTATCCCTAGTTTCCCAGAAAGCTTACATAGATTCCCAGCTTTACCACGATATTGTCGAGTCAAGCATACTAGTAGTCATATTAACAGCACTAGCCTTAATAGCCCAGCAATGGGGGTTATGGTTAGGAGTAGCCTATACTTCTACCTTCTTATATGCTGCATCCCTGCGGTATTTCCAAGGAACGATTGATACAGACTACAACCACCTACCCGGCCCATTAGAAACAATTCCCTCCGTGTGGTTAGTGAATCGAACATATCATTGGCGACATCATTTTGATGATGTCAACGCCTACTACAGCGGTGTTTTTCCTTTAGTAGATAAAGTATTAGGAACAGGACTTTCTCTTAAAGGTAAAACCATCGCTTTAACAGGTGCATCAGGTGCATTGGGGCAAGAATTAGCCGCAGAAATTCTCAAGCACAATGCTAAAGTTGTCGCATTAACCACAAATCCCGAAAAAATCCCAGCGCAAGCTGGACTGAAAGTAGTTTCTTGGCAATTGGGAAATGAAGCTGAACTGAAAAAAAGTTTAGAAAAAGTTGATATTCTGATTATTAATCACGGTGTCAATGTCTACACTGATCGCACATCAGCAGCCATCAAAAATTCCTACGAGGTAAATACATTTTCAGCATTACAGTTGATAGATATATTTTCCACAACCGTCACCGGGGGAGAAGCCAAAGCAACTAAAGAAATTTGGGTAAACACTTCTGAAGCTGAAGTTTCCCCAGCCCTAAGTCCACTTTATGAACTCAGCAAAAGAGCATTGGGAGATATTGTCACTCTCAAGCGACTAGATGAAGTTTGTGTAATTCGCAAATTAATCTTAGGTCCGTTTAAGAGTCAACTAAATCCTTATGGTGTGATGTCAGCATCGCAAGTCGCGCGAGGTATTTTGTTTTTAGCAAAGCGGGATTTTAGAAATATCATTGTCACGATAAATCCGCTGACTTATTTGCTTTTTCCAGTCAAAGAATTTAGTACTTGGCTGTACTATCGAGTTTTTAGCAAAGCAGTAAAAAGTGAATAA
- a CDS encoding zinc-dependent alcohol dehydrogenase: protein MKAVCWYGANEVRVENVPEPKILNPRDAIVKITSTAICGSDLHIYGGYIPTMQKGDIIGHEFMGEVVEVGQGVNNLKIGDRIVVPSTIGCGHCNYCQRDMWSLCDNSNPNAWIEEKVYGYVTSAIYGYSHAIGGYAGAQAEYVRVPFADVGVVKVPPDIPDEMLLFISDAIPTGYMGAELCNIQPGDIVAVWGCGAVGQFAMISAYMMGAEKVIAIDRFPERLEMARKYAKAEVINYEVVNVGEALKEMTGGRGPDACIDAVGLEAHGVGLEDFYDQTKQKLRLETDRPHVLREMMVACGKGGTLSIMGVYGGFVDKIPFGAAMNKGLTFRMGQMHGQKYMHLLLQLILDGKLDPSFVITHQLPLDKAPYGYHIFQQKEDNCIKVVLKP, encoded by the coding sequence ATGAAAGCAGTTTGCTGGTACGGTGCTAATGAGGTTCGGGTAGAAAATGTGCCAGAACCGAAAATCCTCAACCCCCGCGATGCGATCGTTAAAATTACTTCTACGGCGATTTGTGGCTCAGACTTGCATATTTACGGCGGTTACATCCCCACAATGCAGAAGGGTGACATTATCGGTCACGAGTTTATGGGGGAAGTGGTAGAAGTTGGTCAAGGAGTGAATAATTTAAAAATTGGCGATCGCATTGTTGTTCCTTCGACTATCGGCTGTGGTCATTGTAATTATTGCCAGCGTGATATGTGGTCACTGTGCGATAATTCTAACCCCAACGCTTGGATCGAAGAAAAAGTCTACGGCTACGTCACCTCAGCAATTTACGGCTATTCCCATGCGATCGGCGGTTACGCAGGTGCACAAGCAGAATATGTGCGCGTCCCCTTCGCTGATGTCGGCGTTGTCAAAGTTCCGCCAGACATACCAGATGAGATGCTTTTATTCATCTCCGACGCCATCCCCACCGGCTACATGGGTGCCGAGTTATGCAATATTCAACCTGGCGACATTGTCGCCGTTTGGGGTTGCGGTGCTGTGGGACAATTCGCCATGATTAGCGCCTACATGATGGGTGCAGAAAAAGTAATCGCTATTGACCGTTTTCCCGAACGACTGGAAATGGCCAGAAAATACGCCAAAGCAGAAGTTATTAACTACGAAGTAGTTAATGTTGGCGAAGCATTGAAGGAAATGACCGGCGGTCGTGGCCCCGATGCTTGCATTGATGCAGTTGGTTTAGAAGCTCATGGCGTTGGTTTAGAAGACTTCTATGACCAAACCAAACAAAAGCTCAGATTAGAAACTGACCGTCCCCACGTCCTGCGAGAAATGATGGTCGCCTGTGGTAAAGGTGGGACCCTTTCAATTATGGGAGTTTACGGTGGCTTTGTAGACAAAATACCCTTTGGGGCAGCAATGAATAAAGGCTTAACCTTCAGAATGGGTCAAATGCATGGACAGAAATATATGCATTTATTGCTCCAGTTAATCTTGGATGGCAAACTCGATCCCTCTTTTGTAATCACCCATCAATTACCACTAGACAAAGCTCCCTACGGTTACCATATTTTTCAACAAAAAGAAGACAACTGCATCAAAGTTGTACTCAAACCATAA
- a CDS encoding manganese catalase family protein: MFFHVQKLINEIVADEPDPAAANILQEGLGGQFGEMRTMMQYLFQSFNFRGKAKPFLDLIQGIGTEEISHVELIATTITHLLDGSPRYQGNGSPGEGGSTPLSMAPNAPNVHHFLVAAQGAMPVDAAGNPWSGSYVYNSGNLVLDLLYNLMLESTGRLQKCRLYEMTSNKTARATISYLIVRDEAHERAYGKALEALGVNWGKTLPIPKIDNLKYPEVRELVEKGANTKQHHFRLDGSLMSAIFRGESPTHDGSTLTTVDEPPEGFPIPFLPERPEEFAPGLTPELMALAQQLEQMSRV, from the coding sequence ATGTTTTTCCATGTGCAAAAGCTAATTAATGAAATCGTTGCCGATGAGCCAGATCCAGCCGCTGCCAATATCTTGCAAGAAGGTTTAGGCGGACAGTTTGGCGAAATGCGAACGATGATGCAGTACCTCTTTCAAAGCTTTAACTTTCGGGGTAAAGCCAAGCCTTTTCTCGATTTAATTCAGGGAATTGGTACTGAGGAAATAAGTCATGTTGAGCTAATCGCCACCACTATTACTCATCTACTTGACGGCTCACCTCGCTATCAAGGGAACGGTTCCCCAGGCGAAGGTGGTTCGACACCCCTGAGTATGGCTCCTAATGCCCCAAATGTGCATCATTTCCTCGTTGCTGCTCAAGGTGCAATGCCAGTTGATGCAGCTGGTAATCCTTGGTCAGGTTCTTACGTCTACAACAGCGGTAATTTGGTGCTTGATTTGCTCTATAACCTGATGCTGGAATCAACGGGACGTTTGCAAAAGTGCCGCTTGTATGAAATGACGAGCAATAAAACTGCACGGGCGACTATTTCTTATTTAATTGTCCGTGATGAAGCCCACGAGCGAGCTTATGGCAAGGCATTGGAAGCTTTAGGGGTTAATTGGGGTAAGACTTTACCAATTCCCAAAATCGATAATCTCAAATACCCCGAAGTTAGGGAGTTAGTTGAGAAAGGTGCAAACACCAAACAACATCATTTCCGCTTAGATGGTTCCCTAATGTCAGCGATTTTCCGAGGAGAATCCCCCACACATGACGGTTCAACGCTGACAACTGTAGATGAACCACCAGAAGGGTTTCCAATTCCCTTTTTGCCAGAACGACCTGAAGAATTTGCTCCTGGTTTGACACCAGAACTTATGGCGTTGGCGCAACAGTTGGAACAAATGTCAAGGGTTTAG
- a CDS encoding C-type lectin domain-containing protein, producing MKLTNLNPVWVKKLSIVTATTAAMALGVGSAASAVTITNPSNGHEYFLTTADSWTGAQSQAVVAGGNLVTINDAAENNWLINTFGGVDRFWIGFTDVAQEGTFKWINGQPVTYTNWATGEPNNFSGSENFTIINWTAPGDWNDGDNLNGGNGEPISGIVEIEPVPEPSGILSMIMMIGSGIVMMKKFRTLVP from the coding sequence ATGAAATTGACTAACCTTAACCCCGTATGGGTGAAGAAGCTATCAATAGTGACTGCCACAACAGCAGCTATGGCTTTGGGAGTAGGAAGCGCTGCTTCTGCTGTCACCATTACCAACCCAAGCAATGGACACGAATATTTTTTAACCACGGCCGATTCATGGACTGGTGCTCAATCTCAGGCTGTAGTTGCGGGAGGAAATTTGGTTACCATCAACGATGCAGCCGAAAACAATTGGCTCATCAACACTTTTGGTGGTGTTGATCGTTTTTGGATTGGCTTCACTGATGTAGCTCAAGAAGGTACATTTAAATGGATTAATGGACAGCCTGTGACATATACAAATTGGGCAACTGGTGAGCCAAACAACTTCTCTGGTTCTGAAAATTTTACAATCATCAATTGGACTGCTCCTGGCGACTGGAACGATGGCGATAATCTAAACGGAGGCAACGGCGAGCCAATCAGCGGTATCGTAGAAATTGAACCTGTCCCTGAACCATCTGGTATTCTAAGTATGATCATGATGATTGGCTCCGGTATCGTGATGATGAAAAAGTTTAGAACTCTCGTCCCTTAA
- a CDS encoding DUF4347 domain-containing protein, whose translation MTLNTEVISSDYPNQDLYQQPSATRLVFIDSQVEDYQSLIAGVLPETSVVVLEADRDGIEQISQVLASHQKVNSLHIVSHGAPGRVQLGNSQLSNKTLNRYAAQLKSWANILSNDTQLLLYGCQVAQTDQGIAFIKHLSKLTGATVTASNNLMGSTFLGGDWELQVSTGAGDPPLAFRQEVMTAYTSVLASGVLDTTFDSDGKVTTDFGGLFDSGNSIVLQSNGQILVAGTSNGNFAVARYNSNGTLDTSFDSDGKVTTDFVNNDSGNSIILQSNGQILVAGTSNGDFAVARYNNNGSLDTTFGTAGKITTDFGSNESGNSIVLQSNGQILVAGTSNGDFAVARYNSNGTLDTTFGTGGKITTELGIFDSGNSIVLQSDGQILVAGASNGDFAVARYNSNGTLDTTFGTGGKITTEFGSFFDSGNSIVLQSDGQILVAGASNGDFAVARYNSNGILDTTFGTAGKVTTEFGSFFDNGYSAVLQPDGQILVAGTSNGDFAVARYLINQIPTDISLSNSTINENSGNNTVVGNFSTTNPEAGDTFSYTLVAGAGDLDNAAFTIDGDQLVINNSPDFETKSGYNIRVQTTDSNGLAFEKELTINVNDLNEAPTDLVLSQTNVDENSGNNTVIGNFSTTNPEAGDTFSYTLVAGAGDLDNAAFTIDGDQLVINNSPDFETKSGYNIRVQTADSGGISFEKAITINVNDLNEAPTDLVLSQTNVDENVAALTGIGTFTTIDPDIGNTFNYNFISGTGSTDNETFIIDGNRLKIKNSPDFETKSTYNIRVRSTDNGGLAVEKALTININDLDIPSRLTNTTDDIFNITGDGAKVNLQFSLTGSSSNQINELGLFTVDDALGTINGITPGTAGYAQAALERSQVIFASISNSPNGFDTNNLTRILELDSGDNLRFYLVKNGTTDNVRSGVTPITDLLFADASTQQITDLGTDIFSLGWKDAAGNSNADFQDLVVRVQPTNQALPVGANLQGEPQAELIDLRGVTTQMKADFIVNREAASNNYISFYQVADQNGGIDTDGNGTVDLLPGDLGYTQAAVNGRVAGIDLTVNNQGTATYSSIFQPGAIFAPFLIVNGTPDAILDGNTNNDPAVYFSFLGANLDQVDHISLLGDNIFGFEDLPGGGDKDFNDMTVRVNLTIA comes from the coding sequence ATGACCCTGAATACAGAAGTAATCTCCTCAGACTATCCAAATCAAGATTTATATCAACAACCGTCCGCTACTCGTCTAGTTTTTATTGACTCACAAGTAGAGGATTACCAAAGCCTGATAGCGGGTGTTTTGCCAGAAACTTCTGTTGTAGTCCTAGAAGCAGACCGGGACGGGATTGAGCAAATTAGTCAAGTACTTGCATCTCATCAAAAAGTCAACAGCTTGCACATCGTTTCCCACGGCGCACCAGGGAGAGTCCAATTAGGGAATAGCCAACTTAGCAACAAAACACTCAACCGCTATGCAGCACAACTCAAGAGTTGGGCGAACATCTTGAGTAATGACACACAACTGCTGCTGTATGGTTGTCAAGTAGCTCAAACAGACCAAGGCATTGCATTTATAAAGCACCTCAGCAAACTGACGGGTGCAACAGTGACGGCGTCTAATAATTTAATGGGAAGTACTTTCCTAGGCGGCGACTGGGAATTGCAAGTCAGCACAGGGGCAGGAGATCCTCCTCTAGCATTCCGGCAAGAAGTAATGACAGCATACACCTCAGTCCTAGCTTCAGGAGTTCTAGACACCACCTTCGACAGTGATGGCAAGGTAACAACCGACTTCGGCGGACTTTTTGACTCTGGCAACAGCATCGTTTTGCAATCCAATGGACAGATTCTCGTAGCGGGAACAAGCAACGGTAACTTTGCCGTGGCCCGTTACAACAGTAATGGCACTCTCGACACCAGCTTCGACAGTGATGGCAAGGTGACCACCGACTTTGTCAACAATGACTCTGGCAACAGCATCATTTTGCAATCCAATGGGCAGATTCTCGTAGCGGGAACCAGTAACGGTGACTTTGCCGTGGCCCGTTACAACAACAATGGCAGTCTCGACACCACCTTCGGCACTGCTGGCAAAATCACCACCGACTTCGGCAGCAATGAGTCTGGTAACAGCATCGTTTTGCAATCCAATGGGCAGATTCTCGTAGCGGGAACTAGTAACGGTGACTTTGCCGTGGCCCGTTACAACAGCAATGGCACTCTCGACACCACCTTTGGCACTGGTGGTAAAATCACCACCGAACTCGGCATCTTTGACTCTGGTAACAGCATCGTTTTGCAATCAGACGGACAGATTCTCGTAGCGGGAGCAAGCAACGGTGACTTTGCCGTGGCCCGTTACAACAGCAATGGCACTCTCGACACCACCTTTGGCACTGGTGGCAAGATAACTACCGAATTCGGCAGCTTCTTTGACTCTGGTAACAGCATCGTTTTGCAATCAGACGGACAGATTCTCGTAGCGGGAGCAAGCAACGGTGACTTTGCCGTGGCCCGTTACAACAGCAATGGTATTCTCGACACCACCTTCGGCACTGCTGGCAAGGTAACTACCGAATTCGGCAGCTTCTTTGACAATGGCTACAGCGCAGTCTTACAACCTGATGGACAGATTCTCGTAGCAGGAACAAGTAACGGTGACTTTGCCGTGGCCCGTTACTTGATTAACCAAATACCTACCGACATCAGCCTTAGCAACAGCACTATTAACGAGAACAGCGGTAACAATACCGTTGTCGGCAACTTCTCCACCACTAACCCAGAGGCAGGCGACACATTCAGCTACACTCTAGTGGCGGGGGCAGGGGATCTAGATAATGCCGCCTTCACCATTGACGGGGATCAACTGGTAATTAATAATTCCCCAGACTTTGAAACCAAATCCGGCTACAACATCCGTGTTCAGACAACCGATAGTAATGGACTCGCCTTTGAGAAGGAGTTAACTATCAATGTCAACGATCTCAATGAAGCCCCGACAGATTTGGTATTGAGTCAGACGAATGTTGACGAGAACAGCGGTAACAATACGGTTATCGGCAACTTCTCCACCACTAACCCAGAGGCAGGCGACACATTCAGCTACACTCTAGTGGCGGGGGCAGGGGATCTAGATAATGCCGCCTTCACCATTGACGGGGATCAACTGGTAATTAATAATTCCCCAGACTTTGAAACCAAATCCGGTTACAACATCCGTGTTCAGACGGCTGATAGTGGTGGAATCTCTTTTGAGAAGGCGATAACTATCAATGTCAATGATTTAAATGAAGCCCCCACAGATTTGGTATTGAGTCAGACGAATGTTGACGAGAACGTAGCTGCGCTTACAGGAATCGGCACATTTACCACCATCGACCCAGATATAGGAAACACTTTTAACTACAACTTCATTTCCGGGACTGGCTCTACTGATAATGAAACCTTCATTATTGATGGTAATAGGTTGAAGATTAAAAACTCCCCGGACTTTGAAACCAAGTCAACTTACAATATTCGGGTTAGGAGCACCGATAATGGTGGACTTGCGGTTGAGAAGGCGTTGACTATCAATATCAACGACCTCGATATACCAAGCAGGCTGACAAATACTACCGATGATATCTTTAACATCACAGGTGATGGTGCTAAAGTAAATCTCCAATTCAGTCTCACGGGGAGCAGTTCTAATCAGATTAATGAACTGGGTTTATTTACAGTTGATGATGCTCTAGGCACAATTAACGGTATCACCCCAGGCACAGCAGGTTATGCCCAAGCCGCTCTAGAGCGCTCCCAGGTGATTTTCGCATCTATTTCTAATTCGCCTAATGGGTTTGATACCAACAATCTCACACGGATACTGGAATTAGACTCAGGTGATAACTTGAGATTTTATTTGGTAAAAAACGGTACAACTGATAATGTCCGATCTGGAGTTACCCCAATTACCGACTTACTGTTTGCTGATGCCTCGACACAACAGATTACAGATTTGGGCACTGATATATTCTCTCTAGGTTGGAAGGATGCTGCTGGTAATAGTAATGCTGATTTCCAGGACTTAGTGGTGAGAGTTCAGCCCACAAATCAAGCTTTACCTGTGGGTGCAAATCTGCAAGGAGAGCCGCAGGCAGAGCTAATTGATTTGCGGGGTGTAACAACACAGATGAAAGCTGATTTTATCGTCAACAGAGAAGCGGCTTCCAACAACTATATCAGCTTCTATCAGGTAGCTGATCAGAATGGTGGTATCGATACTGATGGTAATGGTACGGTTGATTTGCTTCCTGGGGATCTAGGTTACACTCAAGCTGCGGTTAATGGGCGTGTTGCAGGCATTGATCTGACGGTAAACAATCAAGGTACGGCAACCTACAGTAGTATTTTCCAACCTGGTGCTATCTTCGCACCATTTTTGATTGTGAATGGGACACCAGATGCAATTCTCGATGGGAATACCAATAACGATCCGGCTGTTTACTTCTCATTCTTGGGAGCTAACTTAGATCAGGTGGATCACATTAGCCTGTTAGGAGATAACATTTTTGGCTTTGAGGATTTACCAGGAGGAGGTGACAAAGATTTTAATGATATGACTGTGCGAGTAAATTTGACAATTGCCTAG
- a CDS encoding acetamidase/formamidase family protein produces MTHHILKATTSTVHLGGFSHLLEPALIVESGDTIDVETYSGYHVYDKAPQEFLTQEFIDICENLPAERKVAGGPHLLTGPIYVQDAEPGDVLEVELQAIAPRLSIGFNAIRSGWGALPQQFPQPALRFIPLDLVNNFAEFPAGSGIKIPLKPFFGILGVATDDASRTSVPPGAYGGNIDNRQLQAGSRLFLPVFLPGALFSIGDGHSAQGDGEVNVTAIETSMNGRIKLKLRKDLQLTTPIAETSTDMITMGFAETLDEALELALKNMIDYLECFANLTPEDAYVLCSLAVNFHITQVVNSPQKGVHGMLSKSILPKSML; encoded by the coding sequence ATGACTCACCATATTTTAAAAGCTACCACGTCAACGGTGCATCTCGGTGGCTTTTCCCATCTGCTAGAACCAGCGCTGATTGTTGAATCTGGCGATACCATTGACGTGGAAACTTACTCTGGATATCACGTTTACGACAAAGCACCACAAGAGTTTCTCACACAAGAATTTATTGATATCTGCGAAAATCTGCCGGCAGAACGGAAAGTTGCTGGGGGTCCCCACTTACTAACGGGGCCAATTTATGTGCAGGATGCAGAACCAGGAGATGTATTGGAGGTAGAATTACAAGCGATCGCACCGCGCCTATCGATTGGCTTTAATGCGATTCGTAGCGGTTGGGGTGCATTACCACAGCAGTTTCCCCAACCGGCATTGAGATTCATTCCCCTAGATTTAGTCAACAACTTCGCGGAATTTCCAGCGGGTAGCGGCATCAAAATTCCCCTCAAACCCTTTTTTGGCATCCTTGGTGTAGCCACTGATGATGCTTCCCGCACTTCCGTTCCCCCTGGTGCTTATGGTGGTAATATCGACAACCGCCAATTACAAGCAGGTTCGCGGCTGTTTTTGCCGGTATTCCTTCCCGGTGCTTTATTTTCTATTGGTGATGGACATTCAGCCCAGGGAGATGGTGAAGTTAATGTCACCGCCATTGAAACTTCGATGAACGGTAGAATTAAACTCAAACTCCGCAAAGATTTACAACTGACAACACCCATCGCCGAAACTTCTACAGATATGATCACAATGGGGTTTGCTGAAACTTTAGATGAAGCCTTAGAACTAGCTTTAAAAAATATGATTGATTATCTGGAATGCTTCGCCAATTTGACACCAGAAGATGCTTATGTATTGTGTAGTTTAGCTGTAAATTTCCATATCACCCAAGTTGTTAACAGTCCGCAAAAAGGTGTGCATGGAATGTTATCTAAGTCAATTTTGCCAAAATCAATGTTATAG
- a CDS encoding phosphoglycerate mutase family protein: MQARQAGVDVKNKGVKFDAVYVSHMRRARQTCEIALNISQSLKSPDIPVQIDYRISEKSFGIFAGRNLVNQ; this comes from the coding sequence TTGCAGGCACGCCAAGCTGGTGTTGATGTGAAGAACAAAGGCGTGAAGTTTGATGCAGTCTATGTTTCTCACATGAGACGGGCGCGGCAAACCTGTGAAATCGCCCTGAATATCAGTCAGTCATTGAAATCGCCGGATATCCCTGTGCAAATTGATTATCGAATTAGCGAAAAATCTTTTGGCATTTTTGCTGGTCGTAACTTGGTTAATCAATAA